A stretch of Oligoflexia bacterium DNA encodes these proteins:
- a CDS encoding response regulator transcription factor, translated as MRIAIIEDDITIQNNLSQALRKEKFAVDVSSDGEEGLYLLQEYPIDLAIVDLGLPNMSGIDLIKQARKEGCKTPILILTARSNWQQKVEGLEAGADDYVVKPFEFEEILARVRALLRRTGQWTDETLHCPPIKLNMSTHQVFVHDETVSLTTQEFKLLSYLMTYAGNVIAKDKLMEHIYEDDVIHESNVLEVFIRRLRKKLDPDGTLNPIKTIRGSGYQWILPRQNP; from the coding sequence ATGCGTATTGCAATTATTGAAGATGATATCACCATTCAAAACAACTTAAGCCAAGCCTTAAGAAAAGAAAAATTTGCTGTGGATGTATCCAGTGATGGTGAAGAAGGTTTGTACCTCCTACAAGAGTACCCCATTGACCTTGCCATTGTTGATCTTGGTTTACCCAACATGTCAGGCATTGATCTTATTAAACAAGCCCGTAAAGAAGGCTGTAAAACCCCGATTTTAATCTTAACCGCTCGTAGCAATTGGCAACAAAAAGTTGAAGGTTTAGAAGCAGGGGCCGATGACTATGTGGTTAAACCTTTTGAGTTTGAAGAAATATTGGCGCGTGTAAGAGCTCTACTCAGAAGAACCGGTCAATGGACCGATGAAACTTTGCATTGTCCGCCTATAAAATTAAATATGAGTACCCATCAAGTGTTTGTCCATGATGAAACTGTTTCTTTGACCACCCAAGAATTTAAACTTCTCAGCTATCTGATGACCTATGCTGGCAATGTCATAGCAAAAGATAAATTAATGGAACACATCTATGAAGACGATGTGATTCATGAAAGCAATGTATTGGAAGTTTTTATTCGTAGACTTCGTAAAAAACTAGACCCTGACGGTACCCTTAACCCCATTAAAACAATTCGCGGTAGCGGCTATCAATGGATTCTACCTCGACAAAATCCATGA
- a CDS encoding carboxypeptidase-like regulatory domain-containing protein, producing the protein MKKFNSMLMLALLFLIASCSSKSKGDITAVNVLGTGNYSNLGAVTVTDFGDDEEEQVLLLESNSPEPETGDPTGFFFDLLGTGAISDGYNDDTGDGFDDASEFTILTEDTFDAGTNFPFRAENDTDQAYLEDVDGDGNADQLVLLATTDGGLEVVRKIYVFPSFDCQGDATACGVARYLDCVTNPTMSSADIDIQIESDLGSDDDGVNEGTADTTDSLAAPYYFATSDPGDDTSIGYVIGQAQAALAPVLAQFDPEDDEDFFFNWGTESIAPSERACFMHYVVLGNTENDNEAGDNPASDILQLARDVYASHPRVGILAAEDADIRNFTPAKDFQAIVGEDDSAPKNTRVTVTNADSNVSTTALTNANGAFTAYLHCDAGDSIEITASGFSKSIDC; encoded by the coding sequence ATGAAAAAATTTAACTCTATGCTCATGTTAGCTCTACTGTTTTTGATAGCTTCGTGTTCATCAAAATCAAAAGGAGATATCACAGCTGTCAACGTTTTAGGGACAGGTAATTATAGTAACTTGGGTGCTGTAACTGTCACAGATTTTGGTGATGATGAAGAAGAACAAGTCCTTCTTTTGGAATCCAACTCTCCTGAACCAGAAACAGGTGATCCAACAGGGTTTTTCTTTGACTTATTGGGGACTGGTGCCATATCAGACGGTTACAATGATGATACTGGTGATGGTTTTGATGATGCCAGTGAATTTACAATTCTAACTGAAGACACATTTGATGCAGGAACAAACTTTCCCTTTAGAGCTGAAAATGATACCGACCAAGCTTACCTAGAAGATGTTGATGGTGATGGAAACGCCGATCAACTGGTCCTTTTAGCTACTACTGATGGTGGCTTAGAAGTGGTTAGGAAAATTTATGTTTTCCCAAGTTTTGACTGCCAAGGCGATGCTACAGCTTGTGGTGTTGCACGCTACTTGGATTGTGTGACCAACCCTACCATGAGCAGTGCTGATATAGACATCCAAATTGAAAGTGACCTAGGATCAGATGATGATGGAGTGAACGAAGGAACCGCTGATACAACGGATAGCTTGGCTGCTCCCTATTACTTTGCCACCAGTGACCCAGGTGACGATACGAGTATTGGTTATGTTATTGGTCAAGCGCAAGCAGCGCTTGCTCCTGTTTTAGCGCAGTTTGACCCAGAAGATGATGAAGATTTCTTTTTTAATTGGGGAACAGAAAGCATAGCTCCATCTGAAAGAGCCTGTTTCATGCATTATGTGGTTTTAGGCAACACAGAAAATGATAATGAAGCTGGTGACAACCCCGCTTCTGACATTCTTCAATTGGCTCGCGATGTGTATGCAAGCCATCCAAGAGTGGGAATTTTAGCTGCAGAAGATGCTGATATTCGTAACTTTACACCAGCCAAGGACTTTCAAGCCATTGTGGGTGAAGACGATTCCGCCCCAAAAAATACCCGCGTAACCGTTACCAATGCCGATAGCAATGTATCTACAACCGCACTTACAAATGCTAATGGTGCATTTACTGCCTATCTCCATTGTGATGCCGGTGACAGCATAGAGATAACCGCCAGTGGTTTTTCAAAAAGCATCGATTGCTAA
- a CDS encoding DMT family transporter, which translates to MPSPYLGEIFALSTALTWATSVILFKKVSDDHDAMFMNLGKNIVAMIALVITLALMPSMLNFMPRNHFIYLLLSGIVGIGLADTYFFKSLQYVGASWIALIECLYSPFVVFFAWAILLEQLDFMFFVGGSLILLSLALPIMSKQQLVISKSNLKKGIFYGCLAMGLMAIAITVIKPILEQYSVLQSSSIRTLGGLLFLIVQSLFTHKNKSLNLTLDLFKRSGKMFIPAALMGSYLAYIFWIAGFKYTQASKAALLNQTSTVFTILLAYFFLKEPLHRVKVVSIVLAACGTLLILS; encoded by the coding sequence ATGCCCAGCCCTTACCTTGGTGAAATTTTTGCTTTGTCCACCGCCTTAACTTGGGCAACGTCAGTGATTTTATTTAAAAAAGTGAGTGACGATCATGATGCCATGTTCATGAACTTGGGCAAAAACATTGTTGCCATGATTGCTTTGGTCATAACTTTGGCATTGATGCCCAGTATGCTAAATTTCATGCCAAGAAACCATTTTATTTATTTGCTTCTCAGCGGCATTGTAGGCATAGGTCTGGCAGACACTTATTTTTTTAAAAGTCTGCAATATGTGGGTGCCAGCTGGATTGCCTTAATTGAATGTTTGTACAGTCCCTTTGTTGTTTTTTTTGCTTGGGCCATTTTATTAGAACAGTTAGATTTTATGTTTTTTGTTGGCGGCTCATTGATCTTATTAAGTTTAGCTTTGCCTATAATGAGCAAACAGCAACTGGTCATCAGTAAAAGTAATCTTAAAAAAGGTATTTTTTATGGTTGCTTAGCCATGGGTTTAATGGCCATTGCCATCACAGTCATCAAACCCATATTAGAACAATACAGTGTTTTACAATCTTCTAGCATTAGAACCCTAGGTGGTTTGCTGTTTTTAATTGTTCAAAGCTTATTCACCCATAAAAACAAAAGCTTAAATTTAACATTAGATTTATTTAAACGTAGTGGAAAGATGTTTATTCCAGCTGCTTTAATGGGATCTTATCTGGCTTATATTTTTTGGATTGCTGGTTTTAAATACACCCAAGCCAGCAAAGCGGCCTTGCTCAATCAGACCAGCACAGTCTTTACAATTTTATTGGCTTATTTTTTTCTTAAAGAACCTCTGCATAGAGTGAAAGTTGTTTCCATTGTTTTAGCTGCCTGTGGAACTTTATTAATTTTAAGTTAG
- a CDS encoding nucleoside phosphorylase produces the protein MSNANHIVSASGKEYHIDCKKGDLAEHIILVGDPARSQKIAALFDNIHFETQHREYHSYTGSLNDIPISVMSTGIGPASMEIAVIEACQVTHAPTFIRCGSSGAILEHIKPGDLIISQASMRMEDTSQFFVPNAFPAVANYEVCKALELQAQKLKLSYHVGITASASGFYGAQGRSVEGLPQPQTYSTQQLAQWKVSNFEMETSTLFTLAHLKGLKAGAICAAFANRSSNTFLDDTARTKAEQDCINVALKTLLDLAQQKIQP, from the coding sequence ATGTCCAATGCCAATCATATTGTTTCTGCTTCTGGCAAAGAATATCATATTGATTGCAAAAAAGGTGATTTGGCAGAACATATTATTTTGGTTGGCGACCCAGCCAGAAGTCAAAAAATTGCTGCCCTTTTTGATAACATTCATTTTGAAACTCAACATCGAGAATACCACAGCTACACTGGTAGTTTAAATGATATCCCCATCAGCGTGATGTCTACAGGAATTGGGCCAGCCAGTATGGAAATTGCTGTTATTGAAGCCTGTCAAGTTACGCATGCACCTACTTTTATCCGCTGTGGTAGCAGCGGCGCTATCTTGGAACATATTAAACCCGGAGATTTAATCATCTCGCAAGCCTCAATGCGTATGGAAGATACATCGCAATTTTTTGTTCCCAATGCTTTTCCGGCTGTCGCTAATTATGAAGTCTGTAAAGCCCTTGAACTCCAAGCACAAAAACTTAAGCTTTCATATCATGTAGGGATCACTGCCAGTGCCAGTGGTTTTTATGGTGCCCAAGGCCGCTCTGTAGAAGGCTTACCTCAGCCTCAAACCTATAGTACTCAACAACTGGCCCAATGGAAGGTCAGTAATTTTGAAATGGAAACCTCTACTTTATTCACTCTTGCTCATTTAAAAGGTTTAAAAGCCGGTGCCATTTGTGCTGCTTTTGCCAATCGCTCAAGCAATACTTTTTTAGACGATACTGCCAGAACAAAAGCAGAACAAGACTGTATCAATGTTGCCTTAAAAACCCTGCTTGATCTAGCGCAACAAAAAATACAGCCATAG
- a CDS encoding PilZ domain-containing protein, with protein sequence MVSKDTTKNSYPGPERRQHPRISLDTMVDIVLSDEEYFFDFALNFSARGFFFETEKNLTLGQEVRVLFPLPLENWVYQATAIPIWHYKNPDENNYTLESPEGYGFKITAFASEEDQQKIEAYMHNPPDFSQVDEIV encoded by the coding sequence GTGGTTTCTAAAGACACAACTAAAAATTCTTACCCTGGACCAGAACGAAGACAGCACCCACGTATAAGCTTAGACACCATGGTTGACATTGTTTTATCTGATGAAGAGTATTTTTTTGATTTTGCTTTAAATTTTTCAGCACGTGGATTTTTTTTTGAAACTGAAAAAAATTTAACCCTGGGTCAGGAAGTTCGTGTGCTGTTTCCATTACCTTTAGAGAACTGGGTATACCAAGCCACAGCTATACCCATTTGGCATTATAAAAACCCTGACGAAAACAATTACACCCTTGAATCTCCAGAAGGTTATGGTTTTAAAATCACCGCTTTTGCCAGTGAAGAAGATCAACAAAAAATAGAAGCTTATATGCATAATCCACCTGATTTTTCGCAGGTGGATGAAATTGTTTAA
- a CDS encoding hemolysin family protein, which produces MSLLATLSIMLLCILLEAFFSGSEIAVVSVNRAHLKFLVDKGSKKAKAINEMLSNPEWLLGTTLLGTNFSTITLNVVATLFVIEHFGSQYEFLTILVTAPLVLFFGEVLPKALFQYFADKIALELIFPLRFFSWLFSPFIFTTSKLVTLISRAFGVHKNKRTPLINREELELLFQASEQSETGLAKSMEKQMIDRVFHFSEKICKDIMIPLVDMVSISENSTLMQAKKTLTEHGHSRIPVYRKRIDNIVGWLTHHDLLNLENQHSLITKIMRKPFYIPDNISIDKLLIDMQKQGINLAMVVDEYGGVIGMITMEDILEEIIGDIEDEHDESQNYVFDIGSDSLLVSARISIEELNQLLSTPIPEGEYETLGGYLIQKFRRIPNQGASIQSKSMRFIVEEATEKSIETIKIVSRSGQNVHKR; this is translated from the coding sequence ATGAGTCTCTTGGCTACATTAAGTATTATGCTTTTGTGCATTTTATTGGAGGCATTTTTTTCAGGTTCAGAAATAGCGGTGGTTTCGGTTAATCGTGCCCATTTAAAATTTTTGGTCGACAAAGGCTCTAAAAAAGCCAAAGCCATCAATGAAATGCTGTCCAATCCAGAGTGGCTATTGGGAACCACCCTGTTGGGAACCAATTTTTCTACCATCACATTAAATGTTGTGGCCACCCTCTTTGTTATTGAGCATTTTGGCTCTCAATATGAGTTTTTAACCATTTTGGTTACTGCTCCATTGGTCTTGTTTTTTGGTGAAGTTTTGCCCAAAGCTTTGTTTCAATACTTTGCCGACAAAATTGCCTTAGAGCTTATTTTTCCTTTACGTTTCTTTTCTTGGTTGTTTAGTCCTTTTATTTTTACAACTTCAAAGCTGGTCACTTTGATCAGCCGGGCATTTGGTGTGCATAAAAACAAACGAACGCCTTTGATTAACCGTGAAGAATTGGAACTGCTTTTCCAAGCTTCTGAACAGAGCGAAACTGGCTTGGCCAAAAGCATGGAAAAACAAATGATTGATCGTGTTTTTCATTTTTCTGAGAAAATTTGCAAAGATATCATGATTCCATTGGTTGATATGGTATCCATCAGCGAAAACTCTACCTTAATGCAAGCTAAGAAAACCTTAACTGAACATGGCCATAGCCGTATTCCAGTCTACAGAAAGCGAATTGACAATATTGTAGGTTGGCTGACCCACCATGATTTACTCAATTTAGAAAACCAACACAGCTTGATTACAAAGATCATGCGTAAACCTTTTTACATTCCTGACAATATCAGTATTGATAAACTTCTGATTGATATGCAAAAACAAGGTATTAATCTGGCCATGGTCGTTGATGAATATGGCGGTGTTATTGGTATGATTACCATGGAAGACATTCTTGAAGAAATCATTGGCGATATTGAAGATGAACATGATGAAAGCCAGAACTATGTCTTTGATATTGGCAGTGACAGCCTTTTGGTTTCTGCCAGAATCAGTATTGAAGAACTGAATCAACTGCTGTCTACTCCGATCCCTGAAGGAGAGTATGAAACGCTTGGCGGTTACTTGATTCAAAAATTTAGACGCATTCCTAATCAGGGTGCAAGCATTCAAAGCAAATCCATGCGTTTCATTGTTGAAGAAGCCACAGAGAAATCAATAGAAACCATAAAAATCGTTAGCCGTTCTGGACAAAATGTTCATAAACGTTAG
- a CDS encoding hemolysin family protein, translated as MIIDASFFLKLIIFTLLLALSAFFAGSESALFSLGKLRVRRLRSKSQKTYKAAKALLDQPTKLISTLLIGNEVVNAAIGIVGTSLVYQVLKPYVSPSWLPFFSVALVLPILLIFGEMLPKTYGLKRPEILAGFNAAPLQKFSTLIRPLRDLIVWAPEKLLQLLGQKKHDKDSISEDVFRAMVDTSAEEGVLDTQEQSIIHNVLKLDDIMVNKIMTSKEDIVFFYEDTLLSQVFDDLQIHAYSRFPILTRAEQAVSGVLYAKDLLSLENFDDSLTAKAIMRKPLFIQPKANALELFTLFKLNKMHFAVVSSDHKQDFLGVVSLEDVLEEIFGDLKDERDLEDEEEQ; from the coding sequence ATGATTATAGACGCCAGTTTTTTCTTAAAACTTATTATCTTTACTTTGCTTTTAGCTCTTTCAGCTTTCTTTGCTGGCTCAGAATCTGCTTTATTCAGCTTAGGAAAATTACGCGTGCGTAGACTACGATCCAAAAGCCAAAAAACCTATAAAGCCGCAAAAGCCTTACTGGACCAACCCACTAAACTTATTTCTACTTTGCTGATTGGAAATGAAGTCGTCAATGCTGCCATCGGTATTGTTGGAACATCTCTTGTCTATCAAGTTTTGAAACCTTATGTTTCTCCGTCTTGGTTACCTTTTTTTTCAGTGGCTCTGGTGTTACCTATTTTACTTATTTTTGGCGAAATGCTCCCTAAAACTTATGGTTTAAAGCGGCCTGAAATCTTAGCCGGCTTTAATGCCGCTCCACTACAAAAATTTTCTACTCTTATTAGGCCTTTACGTGACCTCATCGTATGGGCTCCAGAAAAGTTACTTCAACTTCTAGGACAAAAAAAACATGATAAAGATTCAATCAGTGAAGATGTTTTTAGAGCCATGGTTGATACCAGTGCTGAAGAAGGCGTATTGGATACACAAGAACAATCCATTATTCATAATGTACTGAAATTGGATGATATTATGGTCAATAAAATCATGACCTCCAAAGAAGATATCGTGTTTTTTTATGAAGATACTTTATTGAGTCAAGTTTTTGATGATCTTCAAATCCATGCTTATTCCAGGTTTCCTATTTTAACTCGAGCTGAACAAGCCGTTTCAGGTGTACTGTATGCAAAAGACCTTCTAAGCTTAGAAAATTTTGATGACAGTCTTACTGCCAAAGCTATCATGCGTAAACCCTTATTTATTCAACCTAAAGCCAACGCCTTAGAGTTATTTACTCTATTCAAACTTAACAAAATGCATTTTGCTGTAGTTAGCAGTGATCACAAACAAGATTTTTTGGGTGTTGTAAGCTTAGAAGATGTTTTAGAAGAAATCTTTGGTGACCTTAAAGATGAACGTGATTTAGAAGATGAGGAAGAACAATGA
- the lon gene encoding endopeptidase La, giving the protein MQDINIDAISIPEVLPLLPVKDVVLFPSVILPLFVGRESSIQAVEAALSKDRLLFLSSQKDPSAEVVTADGVYQMGCVGMIMRMHKLPVPDGRIKILVQGVRRAMIKKVVKETPNFYAKIEPIPLPNVEEQRVKLEAMIRTVKELLEKIVSHGKILSPEILIVLDDVKDPGRLADLISSYLGLKVEEAQPILEMTDPGQRLQAVMDLLHKELDILSVQEKIQTEARGEMTKIQREYYLREQLRAIKSELGDSDPKTEEIAELSERIEKARMPKEVHEESLKQLRRLEGMHPDAAEASIVRTYLDWLVELPWKKSSKDNIDLVKAKEILDEDHFDLEKVKERILEFLGVTKLKKTMRGPILCFAGPPGVGKTSLGRSIAKAMGREFGRVALGGMRDEAEIRGHRRTYVGAMPGRIIQSIKQAGTNNPVFILDEVDKLGSDFRGDPSSALLEVLDPEQNYSFRDHYLNLPFDLSNVMFIATANMIDTIPAALRDRMEIIHLSGYTLQEKLEICKRYILPKQIKENGIQEKHISLDDEALSMVIDQYTREAGLRNLEREVASLCRKVARKVAEGFDGNSKITADNLHTYLGSPKYIPEAEQENSQVGVATGLAWTQAGGEILFVESSLMKGKGMLTLTGHLGDVMKESARAALTFARSNAKELNISDKLFQTKDIHIHVPAGAVPKDGPSAGVTMATAIISALVQKPINRKVAMTGEISLRGRVMPVGGIREKVLAAKRAKITTILIPQHNVKDLDEIPPAYLEGVTIIPVGHITEVIKYAFSKNPKSKDALVYDENRTKGKKTAPKNTSIRKKTPRRKPQATA; this is encoded by the coding sequence CACAAAAAGATCCTTCTGCAGAAGTGGTGACCGCTGATGGTGTTTATCAAATGGGTTGCGTGGGCATGATCATGCGTATGCATAAACTTCCGGTTCCTGATGGGCGTATTAAAATTTTAGTGCAGGGTGTCCGTAGGGCCATGATTAAGAAGGTTGTTAAAGAAACCCCCAACTTTTATGCTAAAATTGAACCCATTCCTTTGCCCAACGTTGAAGAACAACGGGTTAAACTTGAAGCCATGATTAGAACAGTCAAGGAACTGTTAGAAAAAATTGTATCGCATGGTAAAATTCTTTCACCCGAAATATTGATTGTCTTAGATGATGTTAAAGATCCTGGCCGTTTGGCAGACTTGATTTCATCTTACTTAGGTTTAAAAGTTGAAGAAGCTCAGCCTATTTTGGAAATGACCGATCCTGGTCAACGTTTGCAAGCAGTGATGGATCTTTTGCACAAAGAGTTGGATATTCTTTCTGTTCAAGAAAAGATTCAAACTGAAGCCCGCGGTGAAATGACAAAGATTCAACGTGAGTATTACTTGCGTGAACAACTGCGTGCTATAAAAAGTGAACTGGGCGACAGCGACCCAAAAACCGAAGAAATTGCTGAACTTTCTGAGCGAATTGAAAAAGCAAGAATGCCCAAAGAAGTGCATGAAGAATCTTTAAAGCAACTACGTCGTCTTGAAGGTATGCATCCTGATGCTGCTGAAGCCTCTATTGTTAGAACCTACTTGGATTGGTTGGTTGAGCTGCCTTGGAAAAAATCCTCTAAAGACAACATTGATTTGGTCAAAGCCAAAGAAATTCTAGACGAAGATCACTTTGATTTGGAAAAAGTAAAAGAAAGAATTTTGGAATTCTTGGGTGTTACCAAACTGAAAAAAACCATGCGTGGCCCTATTTTATGTTTTGCCGGCCCTCCCGGTGTAGGTAAAACCTCTTTGGGGCGTTCTATTGCTAAAGCCATGGGTAGAGAGTTTGGTAGAGTTGCCTTAGGTGGTATGCGTGATGAAGCTGAAATCAGAGGTCACAGAAGAACTTATGTTGGCGCTATGCCAGGTCGTATTATCCAAAGCATCAAGCAAGCAGGGACCAACAACCCTGTGTTTATCTTAGATGAAGTTGATAAATTAGGGTCAGATTTTAGAGGTGACCCATCTTCAGCTTTGCTTGAAGTTTTAGATCCTGAACAAAATTACAGCTTTAGAGACCATTACCTCAACTTACCCTTTGATTTAAGTAATGTAATGTTTATTGCAACCGCCAATATGATTGACACCATTCCTGCAGCTTTGCGAGATAGAATGGAAATCATTCATCTTTCTGGCTATACTTTGCAAGAAAAGTTAGAAATCTGCAAACGTTACATTTTACCCAAACAAATCAAAGAAAATGGTATCCAAGAAAAACATATCAGTCTTGATGACGAAGCTTTGAGCATGGTCATTGACCAATACACACGCGAAGCGGGTTTACGTAACCTTGAGCGTGAAGTTGCATCCTTATGCAGGAAGGTTGCGCGCAAGGTTGCTGAAGGCTTTGATGGTAACAGTAAAATCACTGCCGACAACCTACATACCTATTTGGGTTCCCCTAAATATATCCCTGAAGCTGAGCAAGAAAATAGTCAAGTGGGTGTAGCCACTGGCTTGGCTTGGACACAAGCTGGTGGAGAAATTTTGTTTGTTGAATCCAGCCTGATGAAAGGAAAAGGTATGCTGACCTTAACGGGTCATTTGGGTGATGTGATGAAAGAGTCTGCTAGAGCAGCTTTAACCTTTGCAAGATCCAATGCCAAAGAATTAAACATAAGCGATAAGCTGTTTCAAACCAAAGATATTCACATTCATGTTCCTGCAGGTGCGGTCCCAAAAGATGGTCCTTCTGCCGGGGTCACCATGGCCACAGCTATTATTTCTGCCTTGGTCCAAAAACCTATCAACAGAAAAGTTGCCATGACCGGTGAAATATCCTTACGCGGAAGAGTCATGCCTGTGGGCGGTATTCGTGAAAAAGTTTTAGCGGCTAAACGTGCTAAAATCACCACCATTTTAATACCTCAACACAATGTCAAAGACTTGGATGAAATTCCTCCTGCATACCTAGAAGGCGTAACCATCATCCCTGTTGGCCATATTACTGAAGTTATAAAATATGCTTTTTCTAAAAATCCGAAGTCCAAAGATGCTTTGGTTTATGATGAAAACCGTACCAAAGGCAAAAAAACTGCCCCTAAAAATACATCTATCAGAAAAAAAACCCCGCGGAGAAAGCCTCAGGCAACCGCCTAG